One part of the Ralstonia pickettii genome encodes these proteins:
- a CDS encoding OmpW/AlkL family protein has protein sequence MNRTARRFAAAFACAAASTLAAPLAHAQSTAEANVAASASNGSGTSSGGGFSGFMDNYVWGRNVMALGWFYIRPMDSATPLTTTTSALGLGTYQSPGTDVKVSNANTLSLTFTHFFNDNIAGTFVGGVPPKFNLYGSGNVIAPVPVVGPLTLINLGLPQNNPVATVREWSPAIVAQYYFGTKESKLRPFVGAGVSYNFFTNLRLNSNFVNALQNLGQVLQLGMGQVPTGPAKVTAETSSSWTPVANVGVSYEFAKNWTAIGTVSYLPLKTTSTITIRSQQGQVLAVNKTDIKVDPIVFGLAVGYKF, from the coding sequence ATGAACCGCACTGCCCGCCGCTTTGCCGCAGCCTTTGCCTGCGCTGCCGCCAGCACCCTTGCTGCCCCCCTGGCTCACGCCCAATCCACCGCAGAGGCCAACGTAGCCGCAAGTGCCAGCAATGGCAGCGGCACCAGCAGCGGCGGCGGCTTCAGCGGCTTCATGGACAACTACGTCTGGGGTCGCAACGTCATGGCGCTGGGCTGGTTCTACATCCGCCCGATGGATTCCGCCACGCCGCTGACCACCACCACCAGCGCGCTCGGCCTGGGCACCTACCAGTCGCCGGGAACTGACGTGAAAGTCAGTAACGCGAATACGCTGTCGCTCACGTTCACGCACTTCTTTAACGACAACATTGCCGGCACGTTCGTGGGTGGCGTTCCACCCAAATTCAACCTGTATGGCAGCGGTAATGTGATCGCCCCGGTGCCGGTGGTCGGGCCGCTGACGCTGATCAACCTGGGCCTGCCGCAGAACAACCCGGTCGCCACCGTGCGTGAATGGAGCCCGGCGATCGTCGCGCAGTACTACTTCGGCACCAAGGAAAGCAAGCTGCGTCCGTTCGTCGGCGCAGGTGTCAGCTACAACTTCTTCACCAATCTGCGCCTGAATTCGAACTTCGTGAACGCGCTGCAAAACCTGGGACAGGTGCTGCAGCTCGGCATGGGACAGGTGCCGACGGGCCCGGCGAAGGTGACGGCGGAAACGTCGAGCTCGTGGACGCCGGTCGCCAACGTGGGTGTGTCGTATGAGTTCGCCAAGAACTGGACCGCCATCGGCACGGTGTCCTACCTGCCGCTGAAGACGACCTCCACCATCACGATCCGCAGCCAGCAAGGCCAGGTGCTGGCCGTCAACAAGACCGACATCAAGGTCGACCCCATCGTTTTTGGGCTGGCAGTGGGTTACAAGTTCTAA
- a CDS encoding DUF1571 domain-containing protein: MQLRTLALATLLAGAVHAWAQPAAPDASVPAAAAPTATQTAASQSAAIGSFAAMDIARQTAWLGSQVNANAFASWSDEDVLAMAQAMKPETLVRWLKGEAAKLPEYEYRMRRQERVRDQWQSQPALMLIRYRNAPRQVHARWLKGGSHAGQEIIYDETVRKDEMYGHLGGLVGFVAIWSALDGSLARSQSNHTARELGLQFIVDSVERDGRAHVAAGGSGKFNEAKVVTEDGERMLRLTWDSPSGPPTLYAKRVRLYFDLKNPWVRIEEAWDESGNQLEKIVIESVTRKTWNDQTFNPKNPEYKF; the protein is encoded by the coding sequence ATGCAATTGCGTACCCTCGCCCTGGCCACGCTGCTGGCCGGTGCCGTACACGCCTGGGCCCAGCCTGCCGCGCCGGATGCTTCTGTGCCAGCGGCAGCCGCGCCGACCGCCACACAGACCGCCGCATCGCAATCGGCGGCCATCGGCAGCTTTGCCGCCATGGACATCGCCAGGCAAACGGCTTGGCTCGGCAGCCAGGTCAACGCCAACGCGTTCGCCAGTTGGTCGGACGAAGACGTCCTGGCCATGGCGCAGGCCATGAAGCCCGAAACGCTGGTGCGCTGGCTCAAGGGCGAGGCGGCCAAGCTGCCCGAATATGAATACCGCATGCGCCGCCAGGAACGCGTGAGAGACCAGTGGCAAAGCCAACCGGCGCTCATGCTGATCCGCTACCGCAACGCCCCACGCCAGGTCCACGCGCGCTGGCTCAAGGGCGGTTCTCACGCCGGCCAGGAAATCATCTACGACGAAACCGTGCGCAAGGACGAGATGTACGGCCACCTTGGCGGGCTTGTCGGCTTCGTGGCGATCTGGAGCGCACTGGATGGCTCGCTGGCCAGATCGCAGTCGAACCACACGGCGCGTGAGCTTGGGCTGCAGTTCATCGTCGATTCGGTCGAGCGCGACGGACGCGCCCACGTGGCTGCCGGCGGCAGCGGCAAGTTCAACGAAGCCAAGGTGGTGACCGAAGACGGCGAGCGCATGCTGCGGCTGACCTGGGATTCACCAAGCGGGCCGCCCACGCTCTACGCCAAGCGCGTGCGCCTGTATTTCGACCTCAAAAACCCGTGGGTGCGCATTGAAGAGGCGTGGGACGAATCGGGCAATCAGCTCGAGAAAATCGTCATTGAGAGCGTGACGCGCAAGACCTGGAACGACCAGACTTTCAACCCCAAAAATCCTGAATACAAGTTTTAG
- the miaB gene encoding tRNA (N6-isopentenyl adenosine(37)-C2)-methylthiotransferase MiaB, which yields MKKVFIKTYGCQMNEYDSDKMSDVLNAAEGLVPTDTPEDADVILFNTCSVREKAQEKVFSELGRVKALKALKPDLVVGVGGCVASQEGAAIVARAPYVDVVFGPQTLHRLPDLIAARRRTGRSQVDVSFPEIEKFDHLPPARVDGASAYVSIMEGCSKYCSYCVVPYTRGEEVSRPFDDVLAEVAGLAEQGVREVTLLGQNVNAYIGKMGDTSERADFALLLEYVAEIPGIERIRYTTSHPKEFSSRLIEAYATNPKLVDHLHLPVQHGSDRILMAMKRGYTVLEYKSSIRKLRAIRPNISIATDFIVGFPGETDADFAKTMDLIHEIGYDTSFSFIYSPRPGTPAANLPDDTPQAVKLERLKHLQATIEENVARISQGMVGSVQRILVEGPSRKDPTELHGRTENNRVVNFALPDLPQARRDQLIGQMLDVRIVHAFPHSLRGEVAEQRTASATH from the coding sequence ATGAAAAAAGTCTTCATCAAAACCTACGGCTGCCAGATGAACGAGTACGACTCGGACAAGATGTCCGACGTGCTCAACGCGGCTGAAGGTCTCGTCCCCACCGACACGCCCGAAGATGCGGACGTGATCCTCTTCAACACATGCTCCGTACGCGAGAAGGCGCAGGAGAAAGTGTTCTCCGAACTCGGTCGCGTCAAGGCGCTCAAGGCGCTCAAACCGGATCTCGTGGTCGGCGTAGGTGGCTGCGTGGCCAGCCAGGAAGGTGCGGCCATCGTGGCGCGTGCCCCTTACGTGGATGTCGTTTTCGGCCCGCAGACGCTGCACCGCCTGCCCGACCTGATCGCAGCACGCCGCCGCACGGGCCGCTCGCAGGTCGACGTGTCGTTCCCCGAGATCGAGAAGTTCGACCACCTGCCGCCCGCGCGCGTGGATGGCGCCAGCGCCTACGTGTCGATCATGGAAGGCTGCTCGAAATACTGCAGCTACTGCGTGGTGCCGTACACGCGTGGCGAGGAAGTCTCGCGTCCGTTCGACGACGTGCTCGCCGAAGTGGCCGGCCTGGCCGAACAGGGCGTGCGCGAAGTCACGTTGCTGGGCCAGAACGTCAACGCCTATATCGGCAAGATGGGCGACACGAGCGAGCGGGCGGATTTCGCGCTGCTGCTCGAATACGTGGCTGAGATACCGGGCATCGAGCGCATCCGGTACACGACCAGTCACCCGAAGGAATTCAGCTCCCGCCTGATCGAGGCCTATGCCACCAACCCGAAGCTGGTCGACCACCTGCACCTGCCCGTGCAGCATGGCTCCGACCGCATCCTGATGGCGATGAAGCGCGGCTACACGGTGCTCGAATACAAGAGCAGCATCCGCAAGCTGCGCGCAATCCGACCGAACATCTCGATCGCCACCGACTTCATCGTCGGCTTCCCGGGCGAGACGGATGCGGACTTCGCCAAGACGATGGACCTGATCCACGAGATCGGCTACGACACATCGTTCAGCTTTATCTACAGCCCCCGCCCCGGCACGCCGGCTGCCAACCTGCCCGACGATACGCCGCAGGCCGTCAAGCTCGAACGCCTGAAACATTTGCAGGCGACCATCGAAGAGAACGTGGCGCGCATCAGCCAAGGCATGGTCGGCAGCGTGCAGCGCATTCTGGTGGAAGGCCCGTCGCGCAAGGATCCGACTGAACTGCACGGCCGCACCGAGAACAACCGTGTCGTCAACTTCGCCCTGCCCGATCTGCCGCAGGCGCGCCGCGACCAGCTGATCGGCCAGATGCTGGACGTGCGTATCGTGCACGCGTTCCCGCATTCGCTGCGTGGCGAAGTGGCGGAACAGCGCACGGCCAGTGCGACTCACTGA
- the lnt gene encoding apolipoprotein N-acyltransferase encodes MPLARLRFAMPLAALLGVMHTLSFAPNHWWWLQILSLTGLAALVQRGTRLREAAWVGYAFGLGWFLSGVWWLYISMHVYGDMPAWMAALAVLLFAGYLALHPALAVWAWQWLTRRGRWSGTASALIFGAAWAVTEWLRGTVWTGFPWINGGYAHTDGPLAGYAPLVGVYGIVLIAAVLAGLLCVAAERRLHWLAGIAGALVLVVGWPLHGIAWTQPVGKPISVRLLQGNVPQDVKFQQTGIERSLELYTKMVTEKPAQLVVTPETAFPIMIQEMPQEIALALRTYVDATGSSVLFGAASEDSRVDYTNSVFGIGPQFQGVYRYNKHHLVPFGEFIPFGFHWFVNMMNMPLGDFRRGLPVQPPMAVADQRVAPNICYEDLFGEEIAASLRHADQPATMLANLTNLAWFGDTIALDQHLQISRMRALETGRPMLRATNTGATAVVRPDGSVQARLPVFTLGTLQADVQGTQGLTPFVRAGNAPALGLGALVLLVACVRRRRASAD; translated from the coding sequence GTGCCGCTCGCGCGGCTGCGTTTCGCGATGCCGCTTGCGGCGTTGCTTGGCGTCATGCATACGCTGTCGTTTGCACCGAACCACTGGTGGTGGCTGCAGATCCTCTCGCTGACGGGGCTGGCCGCGCTCGTGCAGCGCGGCACGCGCCTGCGTGAAGCGGCGTGGGTCGGATATGCGTTCGGGCTCGGCTGGTTCCTGTCGGGCGTCTGGTGGCTCTATATCAGCATGCATGTCTACGGCGACATGCCGGCATGGATGGCCGCGCTGGCGGTGCTGCTGTTTGCCGGATACCTGGCACTGCATCCGGCGCTGGCGGTGTGGGCATGGCAGTGGCTGACGAGACGCGGGCGGTGGTCCGGTACCGCATCCGCGCTCATATTTGGCGCGGCATGGGCCGTCACGGAATGGCTGCGCGGCACAGTCTGGACGGGCTTCCCCTGGATCAACGGGGGCTACGCGCACACCGATGGCCCGCTGGCCGGCTACGCGCCGCTGGTGGGCGTCTACGGCATCGTGCTGATCGCCGCCGTGCTGGCTGGCCTGCTGTGCGTCGCGGCCGAGCGCCGCCTGCATTGGCTGGCGGGCATCGCGGGTGCGCTCGTGCTGGTGGTCGGCTGGCCGCTGCACGGCATTGCGTGGACGCAGCCGGTGGGCAAGCCGATCTCCGTGCGCCTCTTGCAAGGCAACGTGCCGCAGGACGTGAAGTTCCAGCAAACCGGCATCGAGCGCTCGCTGGAGCTGTACACCAAGATGGTCACCGAGAAGCCCGCGCAACTCGTGGTCACACCCGAGACGGCCTTCCCGATCATGATTCAGGAGATGCCGCAGGAGATCGCGCTGGCCCTCCGCACCTATGTGGATGCCACCGGCTCCAGCGTGCTGTTCGGCGCCGCCAGCGAGGACTCCCGCGTCGATTACACCAACAGCGTGTTCGGCATCGGCCCCCAATTCCAGGGCGTGTACCGCTACAACAAGCACCACCTCGTGCCGTTCGGCGAGTTCATCCCCTTCGGTTTCCACTGGTTCGTCAACATGATGAACATGCCGCTGGGCGACTTCCGGCGTGGCCTGCCCGTGCAGCCGCCCATGGCGGTGGCCGACCAGCGCGTCGCACCCAACATCTGTTACGAAGATTTGTTTGGCGAGGAAATTGCCGCCTCGCTGCGACATGCGGATCAGCCCGCCACGATGCTCGCCAACCTGACGAACCTGGCGTGGTTTGGCGACACGATCGCACTGGATCAGCACCTGCAGATCTCGCGCATGCGCGCCCTGGAAACGGGCCGTCCGATGCTGCGCGCCACCAACACGGGCGCGACCGCAGTGGTGCGGCCGGACGGCAGCGTACAGGCGCGCCTGCCTGTCTTCACGCTCGGCACATTGCAGGCTGACGTGCAAGGCACGCAAGGTCTGACGCCATTCGTGCGGGCCGGCAACGCACCCGCGCTGGGCCTGGGCGCGCTGGTTCTGCTGGTGGCATGCGTACGCCGCCGTCGGGCATCGGCAGATTGA
- the glyQ gene encoding glycine--tRNA ligase subunit alpha, translated as MLTFQQLILKLQSYWDAQGCALLQPIDLEVGAGTSHVHTFLRAIGPEPWRAAYVQPSRRPKDGRYGENPNRLQHYYQYQVVLKPAPENILDLYLGSLEALGLDLKQNDVRFVEDDWENPTLGAWGLGWEVWLNGMEVTQFTYFQQVGGLDCKPVTGEITYGIERLAMYLQQVENIYDLVWTEWEEPGPNGPVKRRLTYGDVYHQNEVEQSTYNFEQADTTVLFRRFAEHEAEAKRLMGVRAEGDAAAEGNATVVQLALPAYEQVLKAGHTFNLLDARGAISVTERAAYIGRIRNLSRLVAQAYYDSRERLGFPMCGTAAAKTTEAA; from the coding sequence ATGCTCACCTTCCAGCAACTCATCCTCAAGCTGCAGTCGTACTGGGACGCCCAGGGCTGCGCCCTGCTGCAACCGATCGATCTTGAAGTCGGCGCCGGCACGTCGCATGTGCACACCTTCCTGCGCGCGATCGGCCCCGAGCCGTGGCGAGCCGCCTACGTGCAACCGTCGCGCCGCCCCAAGGACGGCCGCTACGGAGAGAACCCGAATCGCCTGCAGCACTACTACCAATACCAGGTGGTGCTCAAGCCGGCGCCGGAAAACATCCTCGACCTGTACCTCGGTTCGCTGGAAGCGCTGGGCCTGGACCTCAAGCAGAACGATGTGCGCTTCGTCGAAGACGACTGGGAAAACCCCACGCTCGGCGCCTGGGGCCTCGGCTGGGAGGTGTGGCTCAACGGCATGGAAGTCACGCAGTTCACGTACTTCCAGCAAGTTGGCGGCCTGGACTGCAAGCCCGTGACCGGTGAGATCACCTACGGCATCGAGCGCCTGGCGATGTACCTGCAACAGGTCGAAAACATCTATGACCTGGTCTGGACCGAGTGGGAAGAGCCGGGCCCGAACGGCCCCGTGAAGCGCCGCCTGACCTACGGCGACGTCTATCACCAGAACGAAGTCGAGCAATCGACCTACAACTTCGAGCAGGCTGACACGACCGTTCTGTTCCGCCGCTTTGCCGAGCACGAAGCCGAAGCGAAGCGCCTGATGGGCGTGCGCGCAGAAGGTGATGCCGCTGCCGAGGGCAACGCAACGGTCGTGCAACTGGCGCTGCCCGCCTACGAGCAAGTGCTCAAGGCTGGCCACACCTTCAACTTGCTGGACGCACGCGGCGCCATTTCCGTGACGGAGCGCGCGGCCTACATCGGCCGCATCCGCAACCTGTCGCGTCTGGTCGCGCAGGCTTACTACGACTCGCGCGAGCGCCTCGGCTTCCCGATGTGCGGCACAGCCGCCGCCAAGACGACGGAGGCCGCATGA
- a CDS encoding PhoH family protein, producing the protein MKPSIAEFTAPKNDNTRLQNLCGPLDENLRQIEQALDVTINRRGSKFTVRGANAQGATNALETFYNAARDPLSVDDIQLGLVETRQVAAHGAYLPESGTDEPDGNDLSPVLHTRRTDLHGRTPMQRAYLRHILSHDLSFGIGPAGTGKTYLAVACAVDALERDAIKRIVLTRPAVEAGERLGFLPGDLAQKVDPYLRPLYDALYDLLGFDKTQKMFERQMIEIAPLAYMRGRTLNHAFIILDEAQNTTPEQMKMFLTRIGFGSKAVITGDTTQIDLPRGQKSGLVEAQHVLRDVRGVAMTRFTSVDVVRHPLVARIVEAYDEFHAQHKDA; encoded by the coding sequence ATGAAACCCTCCATCGCAGAATTCACCGCGCCCAAGAACGACAACACGCGCCTGCAGAACCTGTGCGGGCCGCTGGACGAGAACCTGCGCCAGATCGAGCAGGCGCTGGACGTGACCATCAACCGGCGTGGCAGCAAGTTCACCGTGCGCGGCGCCAACGCGCAAGGCGCGACCAACGCCCTGGAGACGTTCTACAACGCCGCGCGCGATCCGCTGTCGGTGGACGATATCCAGCTTGGCCTGGTGGAAACCCGCCAGGTCGCCGCACATGGGGCTTACCTGCCGGAATCGGGCACCGACGAGCCGGACGGCAATGATCTATCGCCGGTGCTGCATACGCGACGCACCGATCTGCATGGCCGCACGCCGATGCAGCGCGCGTACCTGCGCCACATCCTGTCGCACGACCTGTCGTTCGGCATCGGCCCGGCGGGTACGGGCAAGACGTATCTGGCCGTCGCCTGCGCGGTGGATGCGCTGGAGCGCGACGCCATCAAGCGCATCGTACTGACGCGCCCGGCGGTGGAAGCCGGCGAACGCCTGGGCTTCCTGCCCGGCGACCTCGCGCAAAAGGTGGACCCGTACCTGCGCCCGCTGTACGACGCGCTGTACGACCTGCTCGGCTTCGACAAGACGCAGAAGATGTTCGAGCGCCAGATGATCGAGATCGCGCCGCTGGCCTACATGCGCGGGCGCACGCTCAATCACGCCTTCATCATCCTGGACGAAGCCCAGAACACCACGCCGGAACAGATGAAGATGTTCCTCACGCGGATCGGCTTCGGCTCCAAGGCGGTGATCACCGGCGACACAACGCAGATCGATCTGCCGCGCGGCCAGAAGAGCGGCCTTGTCGAAGCGCAGCACGTGCTGCGTGACGTGCGCGGCGTGGCGATGACGCGCTTTACCAGCGTCGACGTAGTGCGGCACCCGCTGGTGGCCCGCATCGTCGAGGCCTATGACGAATTCCATGCCCAGCATAAAGATGCATAA
- a CDS encoding NAD(P)/FAD-dependent oxidoreductase, with translation MTQPSIAIVGAGIAGVACANALAAEGIATTVYERAGGVGGRLATTVLPESAPAYAFDHGAQSFNVRSEVFRRAVDAAGRQGSVLPWPARWGHRTVDGLEADSRDEARYVGLPGMGALVRSLAAPLDVRFGRAVTRVTHDGRRWTIERNGTDAAHADFLALALPAPELPALFHGATPASLQEAIATVHYAPCWALMMGFAQPLGLPYDGIRIDDDVLAWAARDNSKPGRVMVDESWVVHASPGWSAAHANDSPEQALHAMHARFAEAFPGTPEPDLMAVHLWPHALVEQSAGMPCHWDAAARLGACGDWCEGPRVEAAFLSGVALAAKIAEAL, from the coding sequence ATGACCCAGCCTTCCATCGCCATCGTCGGAGCCGGCATTGCCGGTGTTGCCTGTGCCAACGCGCTTGCCGCAGAAGGCATTGCCACCACGGTCTATGAGCGCGCCGGCGGTGTCGGGGGCCGGCTGGCCACCACGGTGCTGCCCGAGTCCGCCCCGGCGTATGCGTTCGACCACGGTGCGCAGTCGTTCAACGTGCGCAGCGAGGTCTTCAGGCGCGCGGTGGATGCCGCTGGCCGTCAGGGCTCGGTGCTGCCTTGGCCCGCACGCTGGGGCCATCGCACTGTCGATGGGCTGGAAGCCGACTCGCGCGATGAAGCCCGCTATGTCGGCCTGCCCGGCATGGGCGCGCTGGTGCGCAGCCTGGCAGCACCGCTCGATGTGCGCTTCGGTCGCGCCGTCACGCGTGTAACGCACGATGGCCGGCGCTGGACGATCGAGCGCAACGGCACGGACGCCGCCCACGCCGACTTCCTCGCCCTGGCCCTGCCCGCGCCCGAACTGCCCGCACTGTTTCACGGCGCCACGCCAGCCTCGCTGCAGGAAGCCATCGCGACGGTGCACTACGCCCCGTGCTGGGCGCTGATGATGGGCTTTGCGCAACCCCTCGGCTTGCCGTATGACGGCATCCGTATCGACGACGACGTGCTCGCTTGGGCCGCCCGCGACAACAGCAAGCCAGGCCGCGTCATGGTCGATGAATCCTGGGTGGTGCATGCATCGCCGGGCTGGTCGGCCGCCCATGCCAACGACAGCCCCGAGCAGGCCCTCCATGCCATGCACGCCCGCTTTGCGGAGGCATTCCCGGGGACGCCGGAGCCCGATCTGATGGCCGTGCACCTGTGGCCGCACGCGCTGGTCGAGCAGTCTGCCGGCATGCCCTGCCACTGGGACGCCGCCGCCCGCCTGGGCGCCTGCGGTGATTGGTGCGAAGGCCCGCGCGTGGAAGCCGCGTTCCTGAGCGGCGTTGCGCTGGCCGCCAAGATTGCCGAAGCGCTATAA
- the ybeY gene encoding rRNA maturation RNase YbeY produces the protein MAKAKTDTKAKTKKTQPAAAESLGPRVDVFDAQGKPRTVDASALRIAFADGRSLILGLPNTVDGAITLVAEHADANMHAMLSLRPEHHDSITLRIETQPAELADSTEEAFDDDTAGADMLTLDLTVQYGDELKAAARKTLPKERDIEAWIAPALFADAQLNVRFVGEEEGRTLNRTYRGKDYATNVLTFSYAESAEDPVSADIVLCCTVVEKEAKEQKKPLLAHYAHLIVHGALHAQGYDHEDAADAKEMEGIETEILRDLGFSDPYADR, from the coding sequence GTGGCTAAAGCAAAAACCGATACCAAAGCAAAAACCAAGAAGACCCAGCCCGCGGCCGCGGAGTCGCTCGGCCCGCGCGTCGACGTGTTCGACGCCCAGGGCAAACCCAGGACGGTGGATGCGAGCGCGCTGCGCATTGCGTTCGCCGATGGCCGCAGCCTGATCCTGGGCCTGCCGAATACCGTCGATGGGGCGATCACCCTCGTTGCCGAGCACGCCGACGCCAACATGCACGCCATGCTTTCGCTGCGCCCGGAACACCACGACAGCATCACATTGCGCATCGAAACCCAACCCGCTGAATTGGCAGACTCCACAGAAGAAGCCTTCGATGACGACACCGCAGGCGCCGACATGCTCACGCTCGACCTGACGGTGCAGTACGGCGATGAACTCAAGGCTGCCGCTCGCAAGACGTTGCCGAAAGAACGCGACATCGAAGCGTGGATCGCCCCGGCACTGTTTGCCGATGCGCAGCTCAACGTGCGCTTTGTCGGCGAAGAAGAAGGCCGCACGCTCAACCGCACCTACCGCGGCAAGGACTACGCCACCAACGTGCTGACCTTCTCTTACGCAGAGAGCGCGGAAGACCCGGTCTCGGCCGATATCGTGCTGTGCTGCACGGTGGTCGAAAAGGAAGCGAAGGAACAGAAGAAGCCGCTGCTCGCGCACTACGCGCATCTGATCGTGCACGGCGCACTGCACGCCCAGGGCTACGACCACGAAGACGCGGCCGATGCGAAAGAGATGGAAGGCATTGAAACGGAGATCCTCCGCGACCTGGGTTTTTCCGATCCGTACGCAGATCGTTAA
- a CDS encoding HlyC/CorC family transporter: MNDPYPSPKPADKPRSLLERLTDLISPEPESRAELLEILQDAHARSLIDADSLSMIEGVFQVSDLCARDIMIPRAQMDALNIADAPSEFIPFVQEAAHSRFPVYEGSRDNIIGILLAKDLLRFYTDEDFDVRDMLRPAVFIPESKRLNVLLRDFRVNRNHIAIVVDEYGGVAGLITIEDVLEQIVGDIEDEYDFDQEEDNILPTADGHMRVRGLTEISQFNEAFGTHFSDEDVDTVGGLLSNHLGRVPHRGEKIVMGTLQFDVLRADARQVQVLLVRRLTTPAGGNATADTSGSHPA; this comes from the coding sequence ATGAATGATCCGTATCCCAGTCCGAAGCCAGCCGACAAACCCCGCTCGCTGCTGGAACGCCTGACCGACCTTATCTCGCCCGAGCCCGAATCGCGGGCCGAGCTGCTCGAAATCCTCCAAGACGCCCATGCGCGCAGCCTCATCGACGCCGACTCCCTGTCGATGATCGAAGGCGTCTTCCAGGTCTCAGACCTGTGTGCGCGCGACATCATGATCCCGCGCGCGCAGATGGATGCGCTCAACATCGCCGACGCGCCGTCAGAATTCATCCCGTTCGTGCAGGAAGCCGCGCATTCGCGCTTCCCTGTCTACGAAGGCAGTCGCGACAACATCATCGGCATCCTGCTCGCCAAGGATCTGCTGCGCTTCTACACCGATGAAGACTTCGACGTGCGCGACATGCTGCGCCCGGCCGTATTCATCCCCGAATCCAAGCGACTGAACGTGCTGTTGCGAGACTTCCGCGTCAACCGCAACCACATCGCCATCGTCGTCGATGAATACGGCGGCGTGGCAGGCCTCATCACCATCGAAGACGTGCTGGAGCAGATCGTTGGCGACATCGAAGACGAATACGACTTCGATCAGGAAGAAGACAACATCCTGCCGACCGCCGATGGCCACATGCGCGTGCGCGGCCTGACCGAAATCAGCCAGTTCAACGAAGCCTTCGGCACGCATTTCTCCGACGAAGACGTCGATACCGTGGGCGGGCTGCTGTCCAACCACCTGGGCCGCGTGCCGCACCGGGGCGAAAAGATCGTCATGGGCACGCTGCAATTCGACGTGCTGCGCGCCGATGCGCGCCAGGTGCAGGTGCTGCTCGTGCGCCGCCTCACCACGCCGGCCGGCGGCAATGCCACAGCCGACACCTCTGGTTCTCACCCCGCCTGA